In one Lasioglossum baleicum chromosome 17, iyLasBale1, whole genome shotgun sequence genomic region, the following are encoded:
- the LOC143217589 gene encoding uncharacterized protein LOC143217589 isoform X2, with the protein MGEPKPASSPQPNGGVKQKPTSLNLAPVPGFYRNVNGRASLNDRHLQHVTAVIGGERAARVNNKSSSPSLAGTINNNTEPAGNSAISNTVQLPALPTVPPLSALSSAWSLSAELENLLEPPPPPAPTHPASTLRSNSINDHQQQQHQQHQLQQHYQQQQHHQQQQHHQQQQHHQQQQHHQQQQQQQQQRNNVQSSPINQLPTRSPSHNGHGFPLYTPPAPIPASGANKVRSTPNGLPQPTAPRRPHSITAPAYHHVVSGIHHSLGQLAGRTNATSALSSSSSPSPSAASPACGPTATTPAASATSGSTTPSSWSSVGTPSTTAAVVPGMAQRRAHSVAGTPVSVPTCGGNNNGGINGINGQQEPRGNGAPINGTMGPTTRSVIPPQSLWNGQLQQPIPRRPHSIASTPVTAPAGVSAATPTATSATGVPSSARATAAEPIQWGSSGMVLHQPIPRRAYASTLPHPQPPTPTSQGPALSILTNPGNSNTWTPGAALRPRPHSIATTPQTAPMPPASPSDSGYRSLPSAASDYQILKSPSRTQQQTQQQHHHQQQQQNQSAVRRLSLPSAQTLLRASAPRPSPTFHGLPFRPFNCGVSPNGNPIFLGCTHLHNSSSGTTSTGTRTSTPATSPATPLTTSQAIQQLLAQPRNGFKIVDDKVSLFIEILDTQERFAKVCKHGNILADVM; encoded by the coding sequence ATGGGCGAGCCGAAACCCGCGTCGTCTCCGCAGCCAAACGGCGGCGTGAAACAGAAGCCGACCAGCCTGAACCTCGCACCGGTTCCCGGTTTCTATCGCAATGTCAACGGACGTGCGAGCCTGAATGATCGTCATCTACAGCACGTCACCGCTGTCATCGGCGGTGAGCGCGCCGCACGCGTCAACAACAAGTCCTCCTCGCCAAGCCTTGCCGGCACAATCAACAACAATACCGAGCCCGCTGGCAATTCAGCAATCAGCAACACCGTCCAGCTACCAGCTCTACCAACAGTACCACCATTATCAGCATTATCTTCAGCGTGGTCGTTGTCTGCAGAACTTGAAAATCTCTTGGAACCCCCGCCCCCACCGGCCCCAACACATCCAGCGAGCACGCTACGATCAAATTCCATCAACGACCACCAGCAACAGCAGCACCAGCAGCACCAGCTGCAGCAGCATTATCAGCAGCAACAGCAtcaccagcagcagcagcatcaccagcagcagcagcatcaccagcaacaacagcatcatcagcagcagcaacaacaacagcaacaacggAATAACGTACAGTCGTCCCCGATCAACCAGTTGCCCACCCGTAGCCCGAGTCACAATGGTCACGGATTCCCATTGTACACCCCACCAGCCCCGATACCAGCATCCGGCGCAAATAAAGTTCGCTCTACTCCCAACGGTCTACCCCAACCAACAGCCCCGAGGCGTCCTCATAGTATTACCGCTCCAGCATACCACCATGTCGTCTCAGGTATCCACCACTCCCTTGGTCAACTCGCTGGTCGAACAAACGCAACGTCAgcattatcatcatcatcatcaccatCACCATCAGCAGCATCACCCGCATGTGGCCCAACAGCAACAACACCAGCCGCATCAGCCACATCAGGATCAACAACACCGTCATCGTGGAGCTCCGTTGGCACACCAAGCACTACCGCAGCCGTTGTACCAGGGATGGCACAACGGCGGGCCCATTCGGTCGCCGGTACTCCAGTATCTGTACCCACCTGCGGTGGTAACAACAATGGCGGCATCAATGGTATCAACGGTCAACAGGAACCACGCGGCAACGGTGCACCCATCAACGGTACAATGGGACCCACGACTCGCAGCGTTATACCACCCCAGTCTTTATGGAACGGGCAGCTACAACAACCCATACCTAGGCGGCCTCACAGCATCGCCTCGACACCCGTTACAGCTCCAGCAGGCGTGTCTGCAGCAACTCCAACAGCAACATCAGCAACCGGCGTACCATCGTCCGCTCGTGCAACAGCAGCCGAGCCTATACAGTGGGGTTCCTCTGGAATGGTGTTGCACCAACCCATACCTCGCAGGGCGTACGCTTCGACCCTGCCACATCCCCAGCCACCCACGCCCACGTCACAAGGGCCCGCTCTGAGCATACTGACGAATCCAGGTAATTCGAACACGTGGACGCCGGGTGCCGCTCTGCGTCCCAGGCCTCATAGCATCGCTACCACCCCACAAACCGCTCCGATGCCGCCCGCTTCACCATCGGATTCCGGCTATCGATCTTTGCCATCCGCCGCGAGCGACTATCAGATACTTAAGTCGCCGTCGAGAACTCAACAGCAGACGCAACAGCAGCATCACcatcaacagcaacaacagaATCAGAGTGCCGTGCGACGGCTGTCCTTACCGTCTGCTCAGACACTTCTTCGTGCTTCCGCGCCCAGGCCTAGCCCGACCTTCCACGGACTGCCGTTCCGGCCATTTAACTGCGGCGTCTCGCCAAACGGCAATCCGATCTTTTTGGGGTGCACTCATCTGCACAACAGCAGCTCCGGCACCACCAGTACCGGAACCAGAACCTCCACACCGGCTACCAGCCCCGCGACCCCTCTCACCACCTCGCAAGCGATACAGCAGCTGCTGGCGCAGCCACGGAACGGATTCAAGATAGTCGACGATAAGGTCTCGCTCTTCATAGAGATCCTCGACACGCAGGAGAGGTTCGCCAAG
- the LOC143217589 gene encoding uncharacterized protein LOC143217589 isoform X1, translating into MGEPKPASSPQPNGGVKQKPTSLNLAPVPGFYRNVNGRASLNDRHLQHVTAVIGGERAARVNNKSSSPSLAGTINNNTEPAGNSAISNTVQLPALPTVPPLSALSSAWSLSAELENLLEPPPPPAPTHPASTLRSNSINDHQQQQHQQHQLQQHYQQQQHHQQQQHHQQQQHHQQQQHHQQQQQQQQQRNNVQSSPINQLPTRSPSHNGHGFPLYTPPAPIPASGANKVRSTPNGLPQPTAPRRPHSITAPAYHHVVSGIHHSLGQLAGRTNATSALSSSSSPSPSAASPACGPTATTPAASATSGSTTPSSWSSVGTPSTTAAVVPGMAQRRAHSVAGTPVSVPTCGGNNNGGINGINGQQEPRGNGAPINGTMGPTTRSVIPPQSLWNGQLQQPIPRRPHSIASTPVTAPAGVSAATPTATSATGVPSSARATAAEPIQWGSSGMVLHQPIPRRAYASTLPHPQPPTPTSQGPALSILTNPGNSNTWTPGAALRPRPHSIATTPQTAPMPPASPSDSGYRSLPSAASDYQILKSPSRTQQQTQQQHHHQQQQQNQSAVRRLSLPSAQTLLRASAPRPSPTFHGLPFRPFNCGVSPNGNPIFLGCTHLHNSSSGTTSTGTRTSTPATSPATPLTTSQAIQQLLAQPRNGFKIVDDKVSLFIEILDTQERFAKVRVAQKHFLRLPRSVSSFLSDADS; encoded by the coding sequence ATGGGCGAGCCGAAACCCGCGTCGTCTCCGCAGCCAAACGGCGGCGTGAAACAGAAGCCGACCAGCCTGAACCTCGCACCGGTTCCCGGTTTCTATCGCAATGTCAACGGACGTGCGAGCCTGAATGATCGTCATCTACAGCACGTCACCGCTGTCATCGGCGGTGAGCGCGCCGCACGCGTCAACAACAAGTCCTCCTCGCCAAGCCTTGCCGGCACAATCAACAACAATACCGAGCCCGCTGGCAATTCAGCAATCAGCAACACCGTCCAGCTACCAGCTCTACCAACAGTACCACCATTATCAGCATTATCTTCAGCGTGGTCGTTGTCTGCAGAACTTGAAAATCTCTTGGAACCCCCGCCCCCACCGGCCCCAACACATCCAGCGAGCACGCTACGATCAAATTCCATCAACGACCACCAGCAACAGCAGCACCAGCAGCACCAGCTGCAGCAGCATTATCAGCAGCAACAGCAtcaccagcagcagcagcatcaccagcagcagcagcatcaccagcaacaacagcatcatcagcagcagcaacaacaacagcaacaacggAATAACGTACAGTCGTCCCCGATCAACCAGTTGCCCACCCGTAGCCCGAGTCACAATGGTCACGGATTCCCATTGTACACCCCACCAGCCCCGATACCAGCATCCGGCGCAAATAAAGTTCGCTCTACTCCCAACGGTCTACCCCAACCAACAGCCCCGAGGCGTCCTCATAGTATTACCGCTCCAGCATACCACCATGTCGTCTCAGGTATCCACCACTCCCTTGGTCAACTCGCTGGTCGAACAAACGCAACGTCAgcattatcatcatcatcatcaccatCACCATCAGCAGCATCACCCGCATGTGGCCCAACAGCAACAACACCAGCCGCATCAGCCACATCAGGATCAACAACACCGTCATCGTGGAGCTCCGTTGGCACACCAAGCACTACCGCAGCCGTTGTACCAGGGATGGCACAACGGCGGGCCCATTCGGTCGCCGGTACTCCAGTATCTGTACCCACCTGCGGTGGTAACAACAATGGCGGCATCAATGGTATCAACGGTCAACAGGAACCACGCGGCAACGGTGCACCCATCAACGGTACAATGGGACCCACGACTCGCAGCGTTATACCACCCCAGTCTTTATGGAACGGGCAGCTACAACAACCCATACCTAGGCGGCCTCACAGCATCGCCTCGACACCCGTTACAGCTCCAGCAGGCGTGTCTGCAGCAACTCCAACAGCAACATCAGCAACCGGCGTACCATCGTCCGCTCGTGCAACAGCAGCCGAGCCTATACAGTGGGGTTCCTCTGGAATGGTGTTGCACCAACCCATACCTCGCAGGGCGTACGCTTCGACCCTGCCACATCCCCAGCCACCCACGCCCACGTCACAAGGGCCCGCTCTGAGCATACTGACGAATCCAGGTAATTCGAACACGTGGACGCCGGGTGCCGCTCTGCGTCCCAGGCCTCATAGCATCGCTACCACCCCACAAACCGCTCCGATGCCGCCCGCTTCACCATCGGATTCCGGCTATCGATCTTTGCCATCCGCCGCGAGCGACTATCAGATACTTAAGTCGCCGTCGAGAACTCAACAGCAGACGCAACAGCAGCATCACcatcaacagcaacaacagaATCAGAGTGCCGTGCGACGGCTGTCCTTACCGTCTGCTCAGACACTTCTTCGTGCTTCCGCGCCCAGGCCTAGCCCGACCTTCCACGGACTGCCGTTCCGGCCATTTAACTGCGGCGTCTCGCCAAACGGCAATCCGATCTTTTTGGGGTGCACTCATCTGCACAACAGCAGCTCCGGCACCACCAGTACCGGAACCAGAACCTCCACACCGGCTACCAGCCCCGCGACCCCTCTCACCACCTCGCAAGCGATACAGCAGCTGCTGGCGCAGCCACGGAACGGATTCAAGATAGTCGACGATAAGGTCTCGCTCTTCATAGAGATCCTCGACACGCAGGAGAGGTTCGCCAAG